A single genomic interval of Penicillium psychrofluorescens genome assembly, chromosome: 2 harbors:
- a CDS encoding uncharacterized protein (ID:PFLUO_002983-T1.cds;~source:funannotate), translating into MPYPNALPSLARGNLDLLTLDMKDLVKKIQALSHLGIEDSKIALPKICVVGDQSHGKSSLIEGISEIKVPRSAGTCTRCPLEINLSESEPGQVWRCDIYLSQRYMYDPDRKMTKLPRRSEPFGPWTMMGGAQEDELFITLKDKGEVEDALMWAQLATLNPSSDFHNYVPGLNDMTSEDYLVKFSPNVIRLDITSPGFPNLSFYDLPGVISQPEHEDEQYLVKLVENLVKKYVSQENCIVLLAMTMTDDATNSSSARLIREIRGAKDRTLGVLTKPDQVPLGSDSYQQWTDILAGLKFKVGYGYFVVRNNPDSAVDHAQARMEEDQFFSHGLWTDDLYMYQHRFGTKKLQSALSDLLLKQIKKCLPSITTKIREKDATIDTELSTLPTCMIENVQSIIYQKRCELLEKLRANVDGGSGTSEYSLQKRWNQVVNDFQRALAKTRPTVVLPAISDKESLTQDSDCIILDGPGHTPKKRKAPMPEPRSPEANPSSAVNVRVSGYELSYFSPWDGPGKKFTWEGIRDIKDDFCSAGMPNQIDPRAIETLQRASIEHWEGLMNRFVDSTNTEVQKALLDMVEKVFSDYHQTGLYREVKDTIMSYLTQLKSEHLAYGREVYKMENGKPFTRAIDQLNKAQKVALQELTRARFLTRGKAYLELRGYQFSSINEASPVVNSKLSLEDLGPDPFAQEVDMMARARAYYDVASSRFLDVIGQSVHIKLFSKCRNELVGAIDTQLKIFGPNSFDRCLELMAEDPERQHRRNYLQKEHERVKKALAWLDTFRNPEDEGSDNTLFVEQGDYKMDYLE; encoded by the exons ATGCCTTACCCTAACGCTCTCCCCTCTTTGGCGCGGGGCAATCTGGACCTCCTCACCCTGGACATGAAGGACCTGGTCAAGAAGATCCAGGCCCTCAGCCACCTGGGAATCGAGGACAGCAAGATCGCCCTTCCGAAAATCTGCGTGGTTGGCGACCAGAGTCATGGGAAGAGCTCTCTTATCGAGGGTATTTCTGAGATCAAGGTCCCTCGAAGCGCTGGCACCTGCACTCGCTGTCCGCTTGAAATCAACCTATCTGAGAGCGAGCCCGGCCAGGTGTGGAGGTGCGATATTTACCTATCGCAACGATACATGTACGATCCTGACCGAAAGATGACCAAACTCCCTCGCCGCTCCGAGCCATTTGGACCCTGGACCATGATGGGGGGTGCCCAGGAAGATGAACTTTTCATCACTCTAAAAGACAAGGGTGAAGTCGAGGATGCTCTGATGTGGGCGCAGCTGGCCACCTTGAACCCCAGCAGCGACTTCCATAATTACGTTCCCGGTCTCAACGACATGACCTCCGAAGACTATCTAGTGAAATTCTCGCCTAATGTTATTCGCCTGGATATTACCTCTCCTGGATTCCCGAATCTATCGTTCTACGATCTCCCCGGCGTGATTAGCCAGCCTGAGCACGAAGACGAACAGTATCTCGTCAAGCTCGTGGAGAATTTGGTGAAAAAATACGTGTCTCAGGAGAACTGCATTGTTTTGCTAGCGATGACTATGACCGACGATGCTACCAACTCCAGCTCAGCCCGACTGATTCGTGAGATTCGCGGCGCCAAAGACCGCACTCTCGGTGTGTTGACCAAGCCCGACCAAGTGCCCTTAGGCAGTGATAGCTATCAGCAGTGGACAGACATCCTTGCAGGTCTGAAGTTCAAGGTTGGATATGGGTACTTTGTTGTGCGTAACAACCCGGACTCTGCGGTGGACCACGCACAGGCGCGAATGGAAGAGGATCAGTTCTTCTCCCACGGCCTGTGGACCGATGATCTCTACATGTATCAGCACCGGTTCGGCACTAAGAAGCTCCAGTCTGCACTGTCTGATCTACTTTTgaagcagatcaagaagTGCCTGCCGTCCATCACTACGAAGATCAGAGAGAAAGATGCGACCATCGATACAGAGCTGAGCACTCTCCCTACTTGCATGATTGAAAATGTCCAGAGTATCATCTACCAGAAGCGGTGCGAGCTCCTGGAGAAACTTCGTGCAAATGTTGatggcggcagcggcacctCGGAGTACTCTTTGCAGAAGCGTTGGAACCAGGTTGTCAACGATTTCCAACGGGCGCTGGCCAAAACCCGTCCCACCGTGGTTTTGCCCGCAATCTCTGACAAGGAGTCTCTGACGCAGGACTCTGACTGCATCATTCTTGACGGCCCGGGCCACACGCCGAAGAAGCGTAAGGCGCCCATGCCCGAGCCTCGATCGCCAGAGGCAAACCCGTCGTCGGCCGTCAATGTCCGTGTTTCGGGATACGAACTGTCGTATTTCAGCCCGTGGGATGGACCAGGCAAAAAATTCACTTGGGAGGGTATTAGGGACATCAAGGACGACTTCTGCTCGGCTGGTATGCCGAACCAGATTGACCCTCGCGCTATTGAAACCCTGCAGCGCGCCAGCATCGAACATTGGGAGGGTTTGATGAATCGGTTCGTTGATTCCACCAATACGGAAGTCCAGAAAGCGCTGCTGGACATGGTCGAAAAAGTGTTTAGTGATTACCATCAGACAGGCCTGTACCGGGAAGTCAAAGACACGATCATGAGTTACCTGACCCAGCTCAAATCTGAGCACCTGGCCTACGGACGTGAGGTCTACAAGATGGAGAACGGCAAGCCCTTCACTCGGGCTATCGACCAGCTCAACAAAGCCCAGAAAGTGGCACTGCAGGAACTCACTCGCGCCCGCTTTCTCACCCGTGGCAAAGCGTACCTCGAGCTCCGCGGATACCAGTTTAGCTCGATTAACGAGGCTAGTCCCGTGGTGAACAGCAAGCTTTCGCTCGAAGATCTTGGTCCGGACCCATTTGCCCAGGAGGTGGATATGATGGCG AGAGCTCGCGCGTACTACGACGTTGCCAGCTCCAGATTCCTCGACGTCATTGGACAGTCGGTTCACATCAAGCTATTCTCTAAGTGTCGCAATGAACTCGTGGGTGCCATCGACACCCAGCTGAAGATCTTCGGCCCGAACT CATTTGATCGTTGCCTTGAGCTCATGGCAGAAGATCCAGAGCGCCAGCACCGTCGCAATTATCTGCAGAAGGAGCACGAGAGGGTCAAGAAGGCGCTGGCATGGCTGGATACCTTCCGCAACCCGGAGGATGAAGGATCGGACAACACTCTGTTTGTGGAGCAGGGTGACTACAAGATGGATTATCTGGAATGA
- a CDS encoding uncharacterized protein (ID:PFLUO_002984-T1.cds;~source:funannotate), with protein sequence MSTYEIEHNTTDPSTTTQPPRRRRPDLSTFFATLSEITPGPDHRPHAVPVPGDVSAAFYSLAEALEVMRRDADVGGGAPPAGTTSAAEGQETSAGGDDGAGIDRDLLTQMIQTLLQEADTPPREVEGVSEEFCDMLDRVPKSSLTATQTCPICNNPFLEDEYPLVVQLPCHPTHLFDMECVRPWLRLRGTCPLDRVDFAKQLREKAEARKKIVEEDEEEEWDGMYG encoded by the exons ATGTCCACCTACGAAA TCGAGCacaacaccaccgacccctcaacaacaacccagcccccgcgccgccgccgccctgaCCTCTCCACCTTCTTCGCAACCCTCTCCGAAATCACCCCGGGCCCAGACCACCGTCCGCACGCCGTGCCCGTCCCCGGCGATGTAAGCGCTGCGTTTTACAGCCTCGCTGAGGCGCTGGAGGTCATGCGCCGCGACGCAGATGTGGGTGGTGGCGCACCCCCCGCAGGTACCACTTCCGCGGCGGAGGGACAAGAGACcagcgccggcggcgacgatggcGCGGGCATAGATCGCGATCTGTTGACGCAGATGATCCAGACGCTGCTCCAAGAGGCGGATACACCACCGCGGGAGGTGGAGGGTGTGAGTGAGGAGTTTTGCGATA TGCTCGACCGTGTCCCCAAATCGTCCCTAACAGCCACCCAAACCTGCCCAATCTGCAACAACCCCTTCCTGGAGGATGAGTACCCGCTCGTCGTCCAGCTCCCCTGCCACCCGACGCACCTGTTCGATATGGAGTGCGTGCGGCCCTGGCTGCGGCTGCGCGGGACGTGTCCGCTGGATCGGGTGGATTTTGCGAAGCAATTACGGGAAAAGGCGGaggcgcggaagaagatcgttgaggaggatgaggaggaggagtgggaTGGCATGTACGGGTGA
- a CDS encoding uncharacterized protein (ID:PFLUO_002985-T1.cds;~source:funannotate), whose amino-acid sequence MAEVKPSCTPAELMLKVVLAGTLSHYETRGMIDDKRLEHMLAAGKQILYKTHQESDVRHNLGMSPDIWKGLTDVLTNAIPVLESQSFAWKNPASANYDHSSSNLIAFHYFSLVKDIERLNDLCTIARNLLATTKKAQNLAAEKGFDQRILALIDTCVRVTARGFDGETNARNEERWQKVVNLYKRLLITCLQYLHNFIMHNEQRKMVLWLDLFGYHSTGDSNIIQPKEPLDQTSVRAEGLAPVVKTGERVVNPPIRALYDQTAEDLLLETISNFPREPATIKEEAAMLLLANIKDHMEKLLGRDLTAIQEMGKDPIQVKEIRAALTAILGAKVDGWSDLQDRARDLPPALPEDEPPRKRPILTIDRSYTAGYPRICWADMPDLNEFGALAAVDAPVTEEDTSMPRSAQSAAETLQEAKDELMARLQESSQLGGDPDGDYDHDHDHDHHHDHDHDHDHDHDHDHDHDHDHDHDHDHEHDHDHDHEHDHDHDHHDHDHDHDHDHGDVGTVGDDDSRSLEAIADGSIEEDEEEDDEDDDYRGRPGDQQRGLLTDIPLVLGPAEIEALPMIVQAGIVDSFGLKGGERNGSRNMQAMRCHVLLTQETGRNLLRELLIFIAAWDLPDDELYFKMMVQIMEAVLKNGLMSHAYSDFGQPKDIISPAQAVVIKILTHIFRSKYSPSPVTGSSQKRIPSPLSRVDILTVRYIFTIFRGNIIPETCALIYLQGQIRDGMALPEDFPLNLWDMERVYEGVYQFLEFFAVLTENNDWKNLLVKWEIVYDLVTLIKELEASIPKGQLNSLSFGSVPPPPPPPRSTSPRTTESALPAAPVAVERPYDPSDPDPIDTCAASVDSRPESPPISEDPSEFEWRNLKKLVVLVLSSLVWKCPEVQEQIRQHGGVEAILCCTAFDAHNPYIKEHAVMCLKFLLEGNRENQRLIEELEAREVVKDEGGVLERSGVQAMIDQAGKLAIRPKDGGLLIHD is encoded by the exons ATGGCGGAGGTCAAACCCAGCTGCACTCCGGCGGAGCTAATGCTCAAGGTCGTCCTGGCCGGCACTTTGAGCCACTACGAGACTCGAGGCATGATCGACGACAAGCGTCTGGAGCACATGCTGGCCGCCGGAAAGCAGATCTTGTACAAGACGCACCAGGAGAGCGATGTTCG ACACAATCTAGGCATGTCGCCAGACATCTGGAAAGGCCTCACCGACGTCCTCACCAACGCCATCCCCGTCCTCGAGTCGCAGTCCTTTGCGTGGAAAAACCCTGCCTCGGCAAACTACGAccactcttcctccaacCTCATCGCGTTCCATTATTTCTCGCTCGTCAAGGACATCGAGCGTCTCAATGACCTCTGCACCATTGCGCGGAACCTTCTCGCAACAACAAAGAAAGCACAGAACCTTGCCGCGGAGAAAGGGTTCGACCAGAGGATTCTTGCCCTGATAGACACCTGCGTGCGCGTAACGGCTCGTGGCTTCGATGGAGAAACAAATGCACGAAATGAAGAACGGTGGCAGAAAGTGGTCAACCTGTACAAGCGGCTGTTGATTACCTGCCTCCAATACCTGCACAACTTCATCATGCATAACGAACAACGGAAGATGGTGCTGTGGCTGGATCTTTTTGGGTATCATTCCACTGGTGACTCAAACATCATTCAGCCCAAGGAGCCGTTGGACCAGACCAGTGTTCGCGCTGAGGGATTGGCACCCGTCGTAAAGACTGGAGAACGCGTGGTGAACCCTCCCATCCGGGCATTGTATGACCAGACCGCCGAGGACTTGTTACTGGAGACCATCTCGAACTTCCCTCGGGAGCCAGCCACgatcaaggaagaggcggcAATGCTGCTTCTCGCCAATATCAAGGACCACATGGAAAAACTACTAGGCCGAGACTTGACCGCCATCCAGGAAATGGGCAAGGATCCGATACAAGTCAAGGAGATCCGCGCTGCGTTGACGGCTATCCTGGGCGCCAaggtggatggatggtcCGATCTTCAAGACCGCGCTCGCGATCTCCCGCCTGCGCTTCCGGAAGATGAACCGCCGCGTAAGCGACCGATTCTGACGATCGACCGCAGCTATACTGCTGGCTACCCACGCATCTGCTGGGCTGATATGCCAGACCTCAATGAGTTTGGTGCGCTTGCTGCTGTGGATGCGCCGGTCACGGAGGAAGACACCAGCATGCCACGGTCAGCGCAGTCTGCGGCTGAGACGCTTCAAGAAGCCAAGGACGAACTTATGGCACGGCTGCAGGAGTCATCCCAGCTTGGCGGTGATCCAGATGGGGACTacgaccacgaccatgaTCATGACCATCATCACGATCACGATCacgaccatgaccatgaccacgaccatgaccacgaccacgatcACGATcacgaccacgaccatgaCCACGAACATGACCACGATCACGACCACGAACATGACCACGATCAcgaccatcatgaccacgACCATGATCACGATCATGACCACGGCGATGTAGGGACCGTGGGCGACGATGACTCGCGCAGCTTGGAAGCCATCGCTGATGGAAGTatcgaggaggacgaggaagaagacgatgaggacgacgactACCGGGGTCGACCAGGAGACCAACAGCGTGGCCTTCTGACCGATATTCCTCTTGTGTTGGGACCAGCGGAGATTGAAGCTCTGCCTATGATTGTCCAGGCCGGCATCGTCGACAGCTTTGGGTTGAAGGGAGGCGAACGCAATGGTTCTCGGAACATGCAGGCCATGCGGTGTCATGTTCTGCTCACCCAGGAGACGGGCCGAAACCTGCTGCGCGAGCTTTTGATCTTTATTGCGGCCTGGGATCTCCCTGACGACGAGCTCTACTTCAAGATGATGGTCCAGATCATGGAGGCCGTGCTCAAGAACGGACTCATGTCCCACGCATACTCGGACTTTGGCCAGCCCAAGGACATCATTTCGCCCGCGCAGGCAGTGGTCATCAAAATCCTCACCCACATCTTCCGCTCCAAGTACTCCCCATCCCCGGTTACCGGCTCCTCGCAAAAGCGTATTCCCTCGCCGCTATCGCGCGTCGACATCTTGACCGTGCGCTAcatcttcaccatcttccgCGGTAACATCATCCCCGAAACTTGCGCCCTGATCTACCTGCAAGGCCAGATCCGCGACGGCATGGCCCTGCCCGAGGACTTCCCCTTGAATCTGTGGGACATGGAACGGGTGTACGAAGGCGTCTACCAGTTCCTGGAGTTCTTCGCCGTGCTCACAGAGAACAACGACTGGAAGAACCTGCTCGTGAAATGGGAGATTGTCTACGACCTGGTAACCCTCATTaaggagctggaagccaGCATCCCCAAGGGCCAGCTCAACTCTCTATCCTTTGGCTCTGtccctccgcctcccccaCCCCCGCGCAGCACCTCGCCCCGCACCACCGAGTCTGccctccccgccgcccccgTGGCCGTCGAGCGGCCCTACGACCCCAGCGACCCAGACCCCATCGACACCTGCGCCGCCAGCGTGGACTCCCGCCCGGAATCCCCACCCATCTCAGAAGACCCCTCTGAGTTCGAATGGCGCAATCTCAAGAAActcgtcgtcctcgttctcTCGTCACTTGTCTGGAAATGTCCCGAGGTGCAAGAGCAGATCCGGCAACATGGCGGCGTCGAGGCGATCCTCTGCTGCACGGCTTTCGACGCGCATAACCCTTACATCAAAGAGCACGCTGTTATGTGTCTGAAGTTCTTGCTGGAGGGCAACCGCGAGAACCAGCGGCTGATTGAGGAGTTGGAGGCGCGCGAGGTCGTTAAGGATGAGGGAGGTGTTTTGGAGCGCAGTGGTGTTCAGGCTATGATTGACCAGGCTGGTAAGCTGGCGATTCGACCTAAGGATGGTGGTCTGTTGATCCACGACTAG
- a CDS encoding uncharacterized protein (ID:PFLUO_002986-T1.cds;~source:funannotate) — protein sequence MGALRTVALVILGISTFIFIALFGRLPLFRKTPVGFLHRTLWIYIPNGISFIDSRLLGGRVVWLWKRSGSYVLNENHPLVLIFFLSLLFIGEYIFLPPAWPRLSSSHKPWVLAVVIIPYLLLYKCVVTKSFITSQNHEEEMKRYPYDRALFHPGNHCSTCRFLKPARSKHCSICRACVSRHDHHCVWLMNCVGAQNYPYFLLLLLSLSVLLIYGSVLGYLLLCQTLEQYVSLDVREEMRESWITHINVWTSVITLDPKIGAVFLLMLMTAPLAVAFLVYHTYLVWAGMTTNETSKWSDWKEDVLDGFVYKANRNEVFGLSSPSDWPVHSDQILVTDNEPPRGEYVLASTSNQIAHQGRPDAPVDVRWRRLRSMRDVDNIYDMGFWLNLRDAMGFSVQ from the exons ATGGGAGCGCTTCGGACTGTGGCCCTGGTCATCCTGGGGATATCAACGTTTATCTTCATTGCCCTCTTCGGCAGACTGCCGCTGTTCCG CAAAACTCCCGTGGGGTTTCTACATCGGACCCTGTGGATATATATCCCCAATGGAATTAGCTTCATTGACTCTCGCCTGCTCGGGGGTCGAGTGGTGTGGCTTTGGAAACGATCCGGCAGTTATGTCCTGAATGAGAATCATCCATTAGTCTTG attttctttttgtccTTGCTCTTCATTGGCGAGTATATCTTCCTGCCACCGGCCTGGCCCCGGCTCTCCAGCTCTCACAAGCCCTGGGTGCTCGCCGTGGTCATCATACCATATTTGCTCCTCTACAAGTGCGTGGTGACCAAGTCCTTTATCACCTCGCAAAACCacgaggaagagatgaagCGATATCCCTACGACCGGGCCCTCTTCCACCCAGGGAATCACTGCAGCACCTGCCGCTTCCTCAAACCGGCCCGTAGCAAACACTGCAGCATCTGCCGTGCCTGCGTGTCAAGACATGACCACCACTGCGTGTGGCTGATGAATTGCGTCGGAGCTCAAAACTACCCCTACTtcctcttgctgctgctgtcgcttTCCGTACTGTTGATCTACGGCTCCGTGCTTGGCTATTTGCTGCTCTGCCAGACCCTGGAGCAGTACGTGTCGCTCGATGTGCGCGAAGAGATGCGGGAGAGTTGGATAACACACATCAATGTCTGGACGTCAGTTATTACCCTTGATCCCAAGATCGGGGCGGTGTTTTTGTTGATGCTCATGACGGCCCCATTGGCCGTCGCGTTTCTTGTCTACCATACCTATCTCGTCTGGGCGGGCATGACGACCAACGAGACTTCCAAGTGGTCGGATTGGAAGGAAGATGTTCTCGACGGGTTCGTCTACAAGGCCAACCGGAATGAGGTTTTTGGCCTGTCGTCGCCGTCAGACTGGCCGGTCCACAGCGATCAGATTCTGGTCACCGACAACGAACCCCCACGCGGCGAATACGTGTTAGCATCTACCTCCAACCAGATCGCCCATCAGGGTCGGCCTGATGCACCGGTGGATGTGCGGTGGAGGCGACTGCGTAGTATGCGGGATGTGGACAATATTTATGACATGGGATTTTGGCTCAATTTGCGAGATGCCATGGGATTTTCTGTACAATAA